CTCTGTATGCAAATGAGCTCAAACTCAAATTACACCTCCTCTCCTTGTAAGAACAAGGTGAAGGGTAAGGTCATGGGTTGATCTACTAGGTGCGTACATATCTTAccaattctaaaaattaaaaaatgcagTAAATTTCCGTACAGATTAGAAGCAAGAGTGGAGAAATGCTGAAATAAGGGGTGTCCTTGAGGAGTTGGGTATAGTTGCACTATACTGCTGGTGACAGCAATCTAACTGCTGTGTTGGTATAGATTTTAGGCTCATCAAATTCTGTACTTCAGAGCTTGTTAAATAGTGCATATCAGATTAACCAGGAGAGTCAGTTGGAATGGAGCAACTTGATTCAGTTTGGTTCGGCATGGTCTCAACTGTGAGACCAATAGAACTGAATTGAATATTATTGcttgcaatatgaaaatttagaaatgTGTACCCAAATCTAAGTCCTTTAGGCCAAGTTGGTAATCAAGATGAGGAGACAAATGTTCACATTACTGCACAAACCTTAGCTCATTTTGGactggttcttttttttttcttgttttgtttggtCTGATGGAGCTTTATTATTAAAGAAAGACAGGTAATGCATCAACTAACAAGGATTCCGTCCCTTGGTCAACAAAATCCACCCTTTGCTCCTTTTTCTATTCTAGTAGGGTGTCCTTGTCTTTGGAATCCTATTGTCAAATTCTAGCAGCGCATCTCAATCTTTAATAGTGAGATTGTCTTCCATTCTTCCATACTTAACtgaaacaaagcaaaacatggGTCTCATACAATTTGGCACTGAATGGTTGGTCAATTTACGTAGATAGTTAAATAGTTCTCTAGCTATAATTTCGCTATCACAACAATGCCTAGCTATATTTCTGACAAGTATTCTTTTCAGGAGGAGACAATACTTGAAATTGTTAGAAGACTATCAATAAGTGGTATGACCTGCTACTCAAATCCGAATTTATGCAGCTTGGTCCATTCTAAAGGCCTAACCATCTATTGGGCATAGAAATCTTGTGTGAAGTATGGAGGATCTAAAACCCgcaattttggagaaaattgcaTTAATTTGACCTTAGTTGATACTTTTCTGACAAAGTATATACCAGTATGGTTAGCAACTGCAAGGGATGGAAAGGCACAAATGATGCCCTAAAGGAATCTTGACATTCTATTCGATCAACCTATTTCCAACGAGGAACAAGTTACTTAGCAACTGAATAGATGACCTAAAAGTAGCACAATGAACCATTGACTCATGccattaaaattttcaaaggaTTCCTTGCCCTTGTTCCTTTATCCTAGTCAAAAACCCTAATGACATAGTGCTTATAATATCTTCCTGTTACGATTAGTCATTAGTGAGCTTATGTTCCTTCTTATTACACACAGATAAATTGATAATCACCATCATGGTAGTTGGCTCAAACACTTGCACATGCTCAGCTCTTTTTTGTGTATTCAGCTAAAATTCTTCAACCCTCAGTTGAGTTGGTCAAGCACTAAAGCTATTAACACAGAACCATACAAAGAAATTTTAGAGAACACCAAtagttttgttttctaaaaagttaTCACACAAAATTTCCTGGCTAGGATTCCAGGCTTACTGGACTTGTTAACAGAGCTTTTTGTTGTCCTATTAAGAGCAAATGTTTTATTACTGAGCATTTGACTGAAGTTAGATGGATTGGGATTTCTCAGCTTAATAATGCCTAGTGACTGTCTGAACCAACTTGGATAAGTTATAATTGAACAAACATTTTTCTGAACTACCAAAATATGTTCTGCAGAGGAAATAACACATATAAGAATGTGATGATTCTTATATTCCATGAATCAAATGGTCTATGGTGCTGATaagttttgatttatttatatacTCATGATCACCACCATTTCCATCCAACAAGAATTAGAAAAATGTGTtgttaagaatataaaaaaacctTGCCACTGCAGCTTTTAGCTAAAGTTCTGCCGCATCTTCTAACTTCCTATTGCTCACATCTAAAGCCTTGTTGACCAAGAGTATCATCCACAACATTTGAACATCTTAAGTTGGGATGTATATACTATGCTTCTCATCCAAAAtagtgaaaaatgaaaattttaaaaataataagaggTAAAAATTCATTTTGAGCTCATTTTATCCCTACTATTTTCAGTCCATTGAATATACACGTGCGTGTAGAAAGGTTGAGTCTTGAAAAGATATCACATGTGTGAGAATCCAAACTCAtaggcttaagtttttgggttaaatggTGTCCCAATATGGCAATATGGTATATTATGGTTTCACTAGAAGACTTCTCAAAGTGTCAATCTTTCTAACAGTCTTAAAATCCCAGGTATATAAAACTAATAATGTGATAATTCATGGTGACATTGATTTTCCTTTCAATACCCAATTAGCAGCACTGGTCGCTTGACAGTGTAGTGTTTGTCGCTCCTTTCTGCCCCAAAATTAACGTTTATAGAGTCGAATTTTAAGGAAAATCGAAGTTGTCTACTTCTAGGATTTGGGGTAGTAGTAGTGATGGGTAATGTTTAGGATGCTAAACGAGAAATCCAACATCAAGAATATAAAGACTGCAAATCAAACGATTAAGTGATAATACatagaaatcagaaaataaaaCCTCAATATTTAGACTGAATGCTATGATCTTCTTCAATTACTGTTAGCTTCAAAAAGAAGTCCCACTTCTTAATCCAAATCCCCATCAGAaatatagaaagagaaaaaaaaaacagagcaaaaaagATACTTTTGATCGTGTACTCGCCCAAGAGGGACATTGAACCAAGATTTTTGAACACAATATTTGCTACGcattaagaaatcagaaacCCAACAAACTtgaggagaagaaaaagggacaaaaagcggtaaacaaacaaaaagtaaagGTTTTTAGAGACACGTACGTGCGCCACGTTCGAACACCAAGTTCAACGAGTCTGGATTCAGGAGGATTCTTTTCAATCTTCACTCCAAATATCTCAGTGGCCACGGGAGATTCTTCCTTCTGTTTTGGTCTTGTAATAACAAGTGAAAGAACAAGAGATAGTACAGCTACTACTACTGCTAGTAATATTACCCTTCGGTTTGATAGAATTGCAGACATTTCCTGGCTTCTCTAAACTTCCTTCTGAAACTGCCCACTTCTGACTAGAGAATATTGTCGTCAATCATTCAAACCTATTAAGAAGGAAGGGAAGCAGAAAAAATAATTGcaagtttctttcttcttctttttttattactattgcCGATTCCACAGCCTGGCCACAGATTAGAAAaccacaaaattaaaatatagaaGTGGAGTCATGCTATCATGCTGTTAAGCGTCGGACAAGTGTCTGCTAAAgtttaatgtaattttattaaaaaaaaaaaaatgtagaaaaatctctctttctAGTCTtactagattttgtttttttttttttttgttaaatttttataagttaatatttaatttctaatgcctcaaaatttattttttaatttaaaactaaaacttatgggtggaaggttaaccctttagggacgGTATCActtaaaagagattttatcatcataaatttagtgctaatacctcaaatttaatgctaatacctcaaatttaaattttcctttaatatctcttttttccaattaaaaaaaaaataaaaaaataaaaaagaaaatgtcatgtCTGACGCTTGGCTGCTGCATGGTAGCCGAAAATCTAAACTCATAGAACTGacattagaaaaaataaaaaataagaaaactaggaaataaaacaagaaaaaaaaaaagaaaagattgatgGCTATGTATTATAAATTTCACAACCATTCAGTTACAAATTGTAGGATCAATTTTTATGAGGCCAAGCATAATGTTTTGTATCCACTCTTTGTGCATTCAGTGTGCcaaatttacaagtcaaatgaTAGTAAAATTTGTacggttaaatttcttttttgttctaggggtttttaagttaaatggctaacttagtttttaaaagagAGCCCTTACCGTCCGGACCATATGTAAAAGGGCCATTTTGCAGCATCCATTCTCCATTTGATACATCattattttcaagaaaagtgcaaaaaactaaagtgagaacaaaaatagcaaatcaaagttaaaaaaaaaaaaaaaaaaaaaagagaccaaaaacaCCCCTGCCGCCAGACCCACCGTGGGTCTGGCGAGACCCACGCCCCACGGGTCTGGTCGCGACTCGCTTCAAAATCCGCCTGAAAATTGGCTGTGACCAGCCTGAAAACCCGTTTTCAATGTCTCAAAACCTGTttttaatgcttcaaaactcgttttttgattccaaactaaaacctaaaggTAGAAGATTAACTTTTTAGGGATTTTTTCACCCTAAAAGTAAAAAACCGACGTCAGAGAGAGATGACCCACGACGTGGGTGGCTAGACCCATGGCATGGATCTAGCAAAACCCACGACAGACCCACGACGTGGGTCTCGCCAGACCCAAGCCGTGGGTCTAGCCAGGTTCATGAAGGGGTCTGGCAATACCCCTTCACCAGTTCTTtcagcttttttgttttttttttttttctttctcaaagcaAATCTAGTGTATTGGACTTAGGTTATTTTGAtgtactttttatgtttttgcttaggTGTCAATTGTTGATTGAGGGTTGTAAACATGGGAGTTTAAGGCTCATCCTGAATTTAAGTTtaactctttttaaaattatcgaaAGTGGTACTTGTGGTTGTTTCATTAACTTCTTTAGTCTCTACATCCTTATTCCGTCCAAAAACTTAACCGCCTACCACGTCAAAACTTATTAGTGACTGCTAACTATGTATCCCACATGCCACTtcagctttattattttttttaaaaaaaaaaattaagaatttttttataaaaaaaaattggggaggAGATCCACCCCGCCACTCACCGGTGGGGGATCTCCCAACCCACCCATGGGGTCGAATACcactcttttgttttattttttattttttacaaagagaaatgctataatacaatataaagattatttttggcctataaaaGTCCTATGTGACAAAAGGCTATAGGCATATAGGACACAATTACTGATAGTTTTGAAGTGGCGGTGTAATACCTCGGACAAATACATGATaatttataagagaaaatttagtaacatatataaataataaccAAAAGAAACCTTGAATTCTTGAAAATTACAATTGTAAGCAAAGAAGTTACTTAATTGAAGGCAACTGgtaatttaaaatggaaaacAGACAATTGGGGCCATAAAATAGGTAAAGACTTAGAAAACActtaaaatattaagaaaatatgttttaattgttgTCATTCTGAAGAAAATCTAAAGGGGCTTGAGGCTTTTGTCGTTCTGGAGAAAACCAAAAGGCTTAAGGCTATGACAGACGCTGGCTTGTTCTGCAAACTTGGCTGTGTAAAcctacgtctctctctctctttcgtcAACCTTTTCTCATATCTGTTTTCCTTGGCCGTCATTTTGCTCTTCGACATTGTGTTAACAACGACGTCGCTTGGCATTATTCAATCTTAACCATTCAAactttctagagagagagagagagagagagagagagatttgagtAACAAAAACTAGTAACTAGTAGCAAAACTTTCAAACCATGTTTCATCACTTTACACAGAAGTAATGCCAGATAGATTCAATAGTCAATGGCATTGGAAGAAGACTATCAGGTTACTTGATCCAACATATACTGGAATATGCGGCAAAAGGCTTCAGTTCGTCACTAGCCCAGATTATAATGCTTATCGACACCTACTGAGACATCCCAAGTGCAGCTCATTCCTTTTGGGAATTCCACAAAATCACCAGCACCTATCTCGACTGACTCGGAAGACCCATCAGGAGTAACTTTCACTTTTCCTTCAAGCAGATAGCAGGCCTCTTTAGTATCGAATGTCCATGGGAATTTACTTGGGGGGCAACTCCACCTGTTAACTCAAAATGCAGCAGAAATTTACATTAAAAATGGCCAGAAAGGTACTGCAATTGTGGAAAAGAATTACAGCTATTAATGAACAAattatagaagaagaaaaagttgttGTATAACAGGAATGTCAAGCACATTAACTTGAAAACAGCATTGccttctccattttctttcaaaatattcGGTCACAAATATCCTTAAATCTTCCTAGTAGTAATGGCTAGTTGAGACGAGAGAATATATTAGATTACATCACAATGAATGTTTTATGATGACCTTGTGTATTACAAATGCGTCAAATGCATGGAAGAAGTTCCTCCTTTTTAGTTGCTGTTAAGGTGAACTCACAGTTCAAGCTGCAAGTTGATATCAAGTTAAGCTTCATTTAACATGGACTCAATCCAAAGCCTAGCACATCCTTAATTCATGACTAATTTAGCATTATGTATTTGGGTGTACATATGTTGAACTCAAAGTAGCAGTTTGAATTCATTTAAACATATCAAGAAAATCTTTTGATTAGGCTGATTTTCCAAACACTAATTGATGGCAAAAATAATTCAGGAATTCCTGATTTTGTCAACTCAGTATATTCATATCTAAGCTGTAAGTTCCTATTGTCATCCACTAACTTTTCATAAAAGATATTCATATCTGGATTTATATCTGGAAATCCAGCAACACTTTTCATCCCCTAACTTTTATGAAAAGATATTCATATCTGGATTTAGTGCCACTAGCTACCACAAAAAGCTCAAGTTAGTCATGATGGAGAGGCTTTTGCTGAACATGTTGAAGAGTTCACAAGTGTGTAAGGGCTGCTCTCAAGGCTAGTAATGAAGCGTATGCCAAGCAAAATAACATCAAAGAGTTGATCATTTTGAAGTAGGTGACCTAGCATTGGTGAATTTAAGGCGTGAGAGGTTTGAACTGAAATCAAGGAAGTTTGGGCCACCTAAGGTGTTGAATAAGATCAGCTTGAATGCTTCTTCGCTTGAGTTGCAACCAGATTGCAAATCAGCCCCATCTTTAATATTTCTGTCCTGTACTCATTCCATCGGCTTGGATGGAGAAATAGAAGCTATTGAAAAGTAAGCTGATCAACAACCAAAAGGCTAGCCATATGTAGTCGAAGATGTGCTTATGTCAAAGAGGTTATTTCAAGGAGGGGCAACCAATATTTGCCGTTCTTGGTGAAGTAATTGGGAAAACCAGCTAGTGAGAAGAGCAGTTGAGAAAAATTAATCCCTAGGCATATGCTGAAACTATTAAGGCTTTCTCTTAAGAGCCAAGTTTTCTCCAACCCGGATGGGTTTATGCAGGGCATCTAAGCCCAAGACAGAGCCAGCACATTAGCTACTACAAGCGTGGACTTTTATATGTCTATGTTATTCATCATCATGTCTTTAGTGTCTTAAAGGATTATGTGATTACATGTGACTTTTTTACGAGCTTAGACATAAAAATTTCAGAACTAAATACTTCTTGGGATCCTTGAATTTGATCTTTGTTGTTCCAACTTCAAACATCTTTCTATCTTTCCTACAATCTTCTGTCCTATTGGTGGATATTCATTCCTCTTAAACCCTTTGTGTGTCAATCGGCTCGAAAGGTGGCATCTTTTTGCTGGACCAATCAGGTATACACTAGATCTACTGATTTAAGTTCTACCTGCTGCATCAATTTTGTAAAAACCCATCTCACTGAAGGGCTAAGGAGGACGCAGTTTTTATACAACACAACCAGACCCAGTTATTATGATATCACATTCCCCAGTGTATTGAGCAAAGTTCTTTCAATTCTAATCCCAAACCCACAATAAATACAACACAACCAAAGACTACCAAAAACACAACGTAGAAATCAATcaacagagagggagagagagagagagggcacGTACTTTGGCCATTTTCTGACACCAAGTTGGGTGAGCTTGGACTCGGGAGGGTTCCTCTCGATCTTGATTCCCAGTTTCTCAGTGGCCATGGTCTCCGCTCTTACTGAACAAAAGCGCCTCCCTACCCTGTTTCTTGAAAAACCCACGGGAGACGAAGTAAAAGGTATTGAGTGTTTGGTTAGTAATGATTGGCCTGCTGATAGACCGCCAACACACGCCATGTGCAAGATCTTATGGTTTTCTTTCCTCGTTttgctcttatatatatatatatatatatatatatatatatattaaaaaaatgattttttttttttttttttgttctttctattttgtttgtctttttattttgtattttcttttttggggttaATCAACAGACACGGGACACTATTTATGCATATTGTATTCAATTAATGTGTATAATATTTTAGTAGTAATTTGActactttgtttctttttattcccAATTTCTAGACCACTCACACCTTATCTTCAAATCGGAAACTTGTCTGGCCACTGTTTGGACCTGGTGGATTTGGAACGAACGAAACAGGAAAGCTCAGTTAAGTTTTTACGAGGCGTAACTGGATGATTCCAGTTAATTTCAAGTTAGCCTTGGATGTTATTTAGTTGAGTAATAAAACACCATGTATTTATTAACAAAcggattttttattattttattattgtttcttaATCCTGCCCCCCACCCACCAAAAATCCCTTCCTAGCTGGCTTCCTCCCTGTCCGTGGTCCTTGTAATTTTGTGCATTTGTAGAATTTGTATCTGATAGAGATCGACACATGCAGCCACATATAAACAAGATCATGAGCAAGAAGTACAATTTTCACACAGAAACATGATCATGAGCAACACTTAACAGTTTAGTCTGTGAATCTAATGTGCTGACAGATCTTTGTTCTTAACATACAAGTTAGTATCCCAGGAgctcactattttttttctcagctGTGAAACTGCAGATCGGAGACATTGGAGGAATACCCTGTTCATTCTTAAAAACATTGTAGGGATCAATTAGTGTCTTGGCTCTAACCAGTCTATCATAGTTTTTCAAGAAGTATTTTTCACCCCAAAGTCTGGCAGTCTCTACAGAGTCCACCTCAGATGGAACATTAGTGTTGACCAAATCCATCACTCCAAGGTCAAAGTCCATGTAATTAATATAAGCAGCCCTTGGACCCCATGAAACAAAGGGTGTCATTGAATGATAAAACCCTCTTATCCAATCTATGTACTCGCAGCTTTTGTTATCATCTTCTTCCTGCCATGCCACCAGATACTGAATTGTAAAGAGGTTGCCTTTTCCGTGAGGAAAAGCGATGGATTTACTGCTTATTTTTTGCATAATCCCTCCATAAGGGTCTAAAATAACGTACCCTTTGGGCTCTTTCTCAAGAATCTCAAGAGCAGCGCTTATGCCACTAAAAGAAATCGGAGCTCTGACATAGTCTGATTTTGCCTTGAAATATCCCTTGTCTTGCAAATACCTGTTTTTCAAGTCGGAGACTGAGCTTCCATTGCTTAGGCCGGAGAAGAACACAACCGATTCAATCCAACTCATCTCCATGCAATCATCTTCTGCAACACCCAACTCAGGAAAAACCTGGTTTAAAATGGATATGGCTTTGCTCCTAGCACCCAGATAAAACCCTTTAAATGTAGCTGAAATTCCAGCAGAACTTACGGTTTCTGGCAGATCAGCACCAATGAAACATGACAAATAGAAGTCATCTTCTAAGTACTGGGGTGCAACATATTGCCACTTGTTCACCAACTTTGATACATGTCGTTTGGTGCCTGGTCTAGAGACTGAAAAACCAGTCACAGTTGGTGGCACTTTCAACAGCTTGATTTTCCAAGCATAGACAATCCCCCAAACGCCCCCTCCGCCTCCTCTAATTGCCCAAAACACATCCTCTCCCATGCCTTCTCGGTCAAGCAACCTTCCATTAGCATCAATAAGAAGTGCATCCACTACATTATCGGCTGCAAGTCCATATTTCCTCGACAACAACCCATATCCACCACCGCCAATATGCCCACCAACGCCTACAGTCGGGCATGACCCGGCTGAGAATCCATGGTTTTTGCTTGCGTCAGCAATGGCAGAGTACGTCTCACCAAGTGTTGCTCCTCCTTCCACCCATGCCGCCTCAGTTTCCACCTGTATGGAAATTTCCAAATTAAAGAAAGTACTAGAGTTTTCAACTCTAGACAATATGGCAAATTTAAATCGCTATCGATCACTtagataaatatttatcttttcacttATACAATGAGTTTTACAAAGGGAGCACAACAATTAACTTTGTACTCATGATACAATACTGCCGGAATAATAGCGTGCAGATTGCAAACTCTTAACGCTATTCTGAACAAGAAAATTGTGACAATTAGacaagaagaggagaagaaatTGTGGAAGGGGAATTTTTATATCGTGACTTGTGCAAAGTGCGTCTAAAGTGTAAAAGCTTATTTAAggttgcgtttgaaaaataaacccttttaagtaaaaaaacactttttgtgaaacttttgtcaaaaatgcgttttagctctttttagactttttggatTCTTAAAAgcacctttaattttttttttttaccaaacgagtactttttttcttcaaactaactttttgagtgttaaaaacacttttaggcccctcaaacgtaATTCCAAACAGGCCTTAAATAGGACGCACGTGGCTACTGTCAGCATGTGTTTACCCAAATTTAAAAGCCGTTCTAGTTTTGGTAAAAGACAATCTTATAAAGGACAAAAAATTCTTCGAACTTCTCAACGTGGAACATAGTGTAAGACACAAACTCACAAATGGAtggaaagttaaaaaaatttcaagtcggagagaaaaattaatttttcattaaataattcaaaaccaCCTCCACCGAAATCCGGTTCAAATTCATCATGTCAATGATGAAAAATGGAGCTCCGTCAACGGCGACGGACGAAGTGCCTTCGTAGCTGTGTCCGCCACACACCTTACTCTAATTTCCCTCGACCCTTCTCTGGAGCACAATACAGTGTCAACTAGCTGGTCAACGCTCTCCGGAAGCACAATGGCTATTGGTTTAGGGACCGTGGACTCCGCGAACCTCagattttgaattgaaaaattgaGGAGCTTATAGTAATTAGCCGGTGACTGGTCATCATTTTCCACGTCAGGGAATGTGGTGAAGTTGTATATGTCATGAAGAGTCAAACAGGAAGCTATGCTGTCTGTGGGTGCTGCAGATAAACAGCAAGGAACAAGAAAGGCTAGGAAGAAGATCGTGATTATAGGAAATGGGTTTCTCTTGGATTCCATTGCTGGTTTGAGAAGAAGGCTGCGAGTGAATTGAAAAGAAGTGGAGCAGCAGttgaatttttatggaaaaagaagagaataatcTGATACGTTGAGGACAAACGGATGGAGAGATCAATGCAGGGGTGCTTTTATGTGGCCGGCCATTTGTTCAAGTAATATAATGGAAGTTTGAGGAAATTGGGCAAGTATCTATTGCGGGGAGGCTTCCACTTTCGCAATGAGAATTTCAAGTCAAGTTATATAattcaagagaaatgctaaaggcccaacttttttgccaacaaaagtccaacttttaccctttattttttttctaaaaaaaataaaatgaaaaatggaaaaaatgtctgaagcaaccctatctatttttggcctttcttttatttagtatttttttaaaaatgaaaaatagtatttttcttcataataatgacattttcttgaaaaaaaatgacattattatgaaaaaaataccaattttcatttttaaaaaaataccaaataaaagaaagacaaaaaatagatagggttgcttcaaacatttttttcattttttattttattttatttttaaaaaataaataaggcaaaagttggacttttgttgggcaaaaaagttgggtccctatcattcct
This window of the Corylus avellana chromosome ca5, CavTom2PMs-1.0 genome carries:
- the LOC132181287 gene encoding uncharacterized protein LOC132181287, with the translated sequence MACVGGLSAGQSLLTKHSIPFTSSPVGFSRNRVGRRFCSVRAETMATEKLGIKIERNPPESKLTQLGVRKWPKWSCPPSKFPWTFDTKEACYLLEGKVKVTPDGSSESVEIGAGDFVEFPKGMSCTWDVSVGVDKHYNLG
- the LOC132182074 gene encoding LOW QUALITY PROTEIN: berberine bridge enzyme-like D-2 (The sequence of the model RefSeq protein was modified relative to this genomic sequence to represent the inferred CDS: deleted 2 bases in 1 codon); translation: MESKRNPFPIITIFFLAFLVPCCLSAAPTDSIASCLTLHDIYNFTTFPDVENDDQSPANYYKLLNFSIQNLRFAESTVPKPIAIVLPESVDQLVDTVLCSREGSREIRVRCGGHSYEGTSSVAVDGAPFFIIDMMNLNRISVEVETEAAWVEGGATLGETYSAIADASKNHGFSAGSCPTVGVGGHIGGGGYGLLSRKYGLAADNVVDALLIDANGRLLDREGMGEDVFWAIRGGGGGVWGIVYAWKIKLLKVPPTVTGFSVSRPGTKRHVSKLVNKWQYVAPQYLEDDFYLSCFIGADLPETVSSAGISATFKGFYLGARSKAISILNQVFPELGVAEDDCMEMSWIESVVFFSGLSNGSSVSDLKNRYLQDKGYFKAKSDYVRAPISFSGISAALEILEKEPKGYVILDPYGGIMQKISSKSIAFPHGKGNLFTIQYLVAWQEEDDNKSCEYIDWIRGFYHSMTPFVSWGPRAAYINYMDFDLGVMDLVNTNVPSEVDSVETARLWGEKYFLKNYDRLVRAKTLIDPYNVFKNEQGIPPMSPICSFTAEKKNSELLGY